CCGGCGTTGTAGGCGGCAAATGAAAAGAGGAGCTTATTGCGGGCATCCATCGGTTCGTTGGCGAAGAATTCGTCACGCATCAAACTGATGTATTTGACACCTGCATGGATATTCGGTTCAACTTGCGTGATGTCGCCGGTGTTCATCTCCTTGCCGGTTGCGGGCATGAGTTGCATCACGCCGATTGCGCCGACTTCACTCCTGGCGTTCTGATCGAGCAGGGATTCCTGGTACCCCTGTGCCATCATCAATAAATAATCGGTGTCATACTTGGCCCCGTACTTGCGAAAGAACTGAACGGTCGCTTCGAACTTCTTGATCTCGCTTGCTGATGTCGCCGGCTTCACGATCTTGGTACTGCCGGCGTATTTCTTGACCAGTGCTTTCCCGAAGTCTGATTTCTGGCCATACTTTTTGGCAAACACCGCAATTTCCGCTTTGAGCTTTGGGCTGTCTTTACGGATCATCCAGGCGATATCGCCTCCTTCGTTCACGACCACGTCTTCGTGCGCCTTGAGCTTTTTGAAGACTTTTGCCCACAGGAGCGCCTGATATCGATCGACGACGACAATGCCAACGAGGCCGGCATTGACCATCTCCAGCAAGTCGTCGTCCTGAAGGTCCTCCGGAGCAACCTTGAGCAGCACCGGTTGTTTGTGCTCGTCCTTAAATCGCTCGTTGAGCCGTTCCAGATGTGTCCAGAAACTTGACGATTTGCGGACGAAGACTTCCTTACCAGAAAGGTCGTCAACGGAGGAAAGTTCCGGCGATGCCGGTCCCGTCACTACGATTTCCTTGACGCCTCGAAAGAACGGTTCACCAAAATCGACTTGCTCGAGACGTTCTGGCGTAATCGTCAAGATGCCAGCGGCGATGTCGCCTCGTCCTTCAAGCAACCCCGGAATCAGCTCGTCGCGCGATGTCGGGACGAAGACGACATGAATGCGGATATGTTTCCCTTGCGTCTTATATTTCTGGTTGATCTCATTCTCGAATGCCTTGAGGAGTTCGTATTCGGCACCCGTTTGCCTGATCCCGATGAGCCAGTACGATGTGCGAGATGGGGCCACGAGTGCACGAATGACCCGGCGTTGGACCATGCCGTCCAGGTCCCCGGTCCAGGGCTTGAGGACTGGAGCCTGTTTCAGATCATGCTTCTTCGGTGACGGCTGATCCTGCGCGAGGGCGGCGAGTGAAAGCGAAAGCGTCGTAGATAGGCAGACGATGCTCAGAAGAGCAGACTTCATAGATCTTTGCTGGGCGAGCACGATCCAACCCGAGTGAGTTGGATCGCACTCATATCTCAGCTCAGCTCACTTCTAACTCCTTACTTCTCACTTTTCACTTCCCCATTAGGCCTTCGGCTCGACGCAGTTCATCCCCCCACGCCACTGGCACAAACGATATCGAGCTTTTTCGGCCCAATAACGGTACGCCTCCTCCACGTCGTTCCAGGAATTGGTTACGCCGCTCAGACTCTTCGTGCCGCCACGGCGGTCAACCGCCGCAACAAGCAGTGTTCCGGACTCTCCATCCGTCGCCTTCATTTCCACGCTCGCACTACCTGTGAACGCCGATACCCCGGTTGCCATGCTCTTCATGCCGGAAAGCATGCGTGTCTGCGGGATCACGCTTGTCACTGTATCAAGCACGGCATTCGATTCCCCCGCTTCGGTAATGGCCACTTGGGCATGAAGCACGCCCGGACCGCCTTGGCTCGTCATCTCGTAATCTTTTCTGAGTTGTTCGTCGAGCTTCGACCACAACAGCGCTGCCAGTCGCTGCCGGTCTTCGACTGAGACCTCCTTGAGCTGAGAGTCTTTCTGGCTCATCCAGATGGTCACCGGCTCTAGCCAAATCTTCTTGTACTTGCGCCAATCTACATTGGGATTTTTGTAGACCCACAAGGCCGTATTTTCGGCCCCTTGGGCGAACGCGCTGCGTTCCCCCTCCTTTAGCATGGAATAGTCCCCGAGGAAGCCGGATTTCTCCACCGACTTGGCCTCTTGCGTTGAAGCACAGCCCCCAACTCCTAGGACAACACCGAGCAGCACTAGATATGTAATGCGACGCATATCCGCCTCCTTCTTATCGAACAGTACGGAGCCTAGCCCTTACTTCGCAATGCCTCAAGCCTTCGGCTCGACGCAATTCGTTCCTCCTCGCCATTGGCACAATCGATAGCGGAGCTTCTCGGCCCAAAACCGGTAGGCTTCCTCCACATCGTTCCAGGAATTCGTGACACCGCTCAGACTTTTCGTTCCCCCACGCCGGTCGACCGCTTCGAATAGGATGGTACCGGTCTCGGTGTCCACAATTTTGCCCTCAACGCTTGCACTGCCGGTGAATCCTGATACCCCGGTCGCCATACCCTTTGCCCCGGTGAGGAGGCGTGTCTGCGGGATGATGCTTGTGATTGTGTCCAGGACCGCCCAAGACTCGCCGGCCTCGGTGATGGCGACTTGGAGTTGCATCACATCCGGACCCGCTTGTCCCGTCATCTCGTAATCCTTCCTCAGCTGTTCATCGAGCTTCGACCACAAGAGAGCAGTCAGCCGCTGCCGATCTTCGGGGGACACGTCCTTCAGCTGAGAGTCCTTCTGACTCATCCAGATAGTCACCGGGTCCAGCCGAACCTTCTTGTACTTGGACCAATCCGCCGCAGGGTTCTTGTAGATCAACAAGGCCGTGTCGCCGCTTCCTTCGCTGATCGTGCTGCGCTCACCCTCTTTCAGCAGCGAATAGTCCCCGAGAAAGCCGGACTTTTCCACCGACTTGGCCTCTTGTGTTGCGGCACAGCCGATTACTCCACCAAGAATTGAAACCGCCAATAGGCTCACGATGACGCGCATCTCCGCCTCCTTTTCAGATTAGCGTGCGGACGATTCAACCGGACGAACCGTCCCGTATCCTATGATCCCAAGTGCCCAACCTTCAATACACCTCGGGGATAAAGTTCCTTCTTTTTAACGTCGTCTGATCGTCGTATTTATATTTCTTCGAGCGCTTGGGGAGTTTTATTTTCTCTCGTGGCAGTTTTTTGTACGGAATCCGCGACAGCAAATGGGTGATGCAGTTGAGGCGTGCCCGCTTTTTATCGTCCGAACGGACGATATACCATGGCGCGTGTTTCGAATCGGTGGCTTCCAGCATCCGATCGCGCGCGCGCGAGTACTCGTACCATTTCTCGAGGGAGGGCAGGTCCATCGGGCTCAGCTTCCACTGACGCAATGGATCGTCGACTCTAGCCTGGAAACGCCGCTTCTGCTCCTCATGACTCACTTCGAGCCAGTATTTGATCAATATAATCCCGTTTTCCACGATGACTCCCTCAAACTTCGGACCGAGTTCGAGGGAACGCTCGTATTGTTCCTTGGTGCAGAAACCCATGACGTGTTCAACCCCAAGACGGTTGTACCAGCTGCGGTCCCATATGATGATTTCACCAGCTGCCGGGAAGTGCGCCATGTAACGTTGGATGTACATCTGGGTTTTCTCGCGATCGGAAGGAGCTGGAAGCGCCACAAGGCGGAATATGCGTGGGCTCACACGTTCGGTGATGGCGCGTATCGTGCCGCCCTTCCCGGCGCCGTCTCGTCCCTCGAACACGACCATGATCCGAAGGCCTTTCTCTTTCACCCAGGCCTGCAAATGGCATAATTCCGCCTGCAGTCGGCGCAGTTCTTTCTCGTATTCTTTCCGCTTCAGCTTTTTCTTGCCGTTGTCGGCATCCCCGCTATCTTTGTGCGCCATCGAGTCCCCCTTACCCTAGAGATGTCCTGCACGTTTCGCATTTATTTCTGGCCGGTGGAGTATACATATCGAACCGGTCGGCGTACAGTCCTTCCTTCTCACGCCTTAGCTTTCAGATTTCAGCTCTTAGCCTTCACTCCTCCCCTCTCCTTTTTCCTCTCCCCAATTGGGAGAGGAGCAGGTGCGGGCGCCAAGTCGGCAAAGAGCACCACCACAGAGCGCGACTCAGCTCGATACAGATACCCGGGAATCATCGGAGCAGATTTCCACGAAACAATGTCGGTGGGCGAGTCGAGGGCCGTATCGATCCATCGTCGCCATGGATTTGCGCTCCCGTTGTCCACCGGAGGCAATTCGAACTCAAGCGGCTCCCAATATCCGTTCAGGATCACATGGATCAGATGTTGTTCCTTCTTCATCTCCACAGAGAACGCCACGCTGTGCGAATGGGGGTTCCAATCCGGCTGTCCGATTTTGGTGCCGTGCCAGGCCTTATTCGCCTGTGCGATCAGTTCGGTCAAGCTCAGATGCTGACGCTCATGCTCCACATCCCGCAAGATCCGCCTCTCGTTGAGCAACGTCACGAACCGAAGCACGTCGGCATGTTTAGTCACCAGTGTCCAATCGAACCAGTTGATCTCGTTGTCATGGCAGTAGGCATTGTTGTTGCCGCGCTGCGTGCGGCGTACTTCGTCACCCATCAGAATCATGGGCATCCCGATCGAGAGGAGCGTGACCGTGAGGAAATTCTTCACTTGCCGGTTCCGAAGCTTCTCCACTGCGGGATCATCGGTCGGTCCCTCGACACCGCAGTTCCAGCTCCGGTTGTCGTTGGCCCCGTCACGGTTGTCTTCGCCGTTCGCTTCGTTGTGCTTTTGGTTGTAGGAAACGAGATCATTCAGCGTAAACCCGTCGTGACACGTCACGAAGTTCACACTCTGCTCGGGCTCACGATGCTCGTGCCCGTAAATCTCCGGGCTTCCGACCATGCGATCGGCAAAACGCGCCAGCGAGCCCTCTTCGCTGAGGAAGAAGCTGCGGGCATCGTCGCGGAACCGTCCGTTCCATTCCTTCCAGCTGTCCCCGATGAAACTTCCGACCTGGTACAGCCCGGCTGCGTCCCACGCCTCGGCGATGAGCTTGGTGCCGGCCAGCAATGGGTCCGACTCGATATCCCACAGTACCGGAGGGCTCGGCATCACGCAGCCAGATGCATCGCGCGTCAGGATCGACGCGAGATCGAACCGGAACCCGTCCACGTGCATCTCGTGGACCCAATACCGGAGGCTGTCCACGATCATCCGGCGGACGATCGGATGGTTGGCATTAAGTGTGTTCCCTGTACCGGTGTAGTTGGCGTAGCGGGACCGGTCTTCCTCGAGAATGTAGTACGCGTTGTTGTCCAGGCCGCGAAAACAGAGCGTCGGCCCGCGCTGATCGCTCTCGGCCGTGTGATTGAACACCACATCGAGAATGACTTCGATACCGGCCCGGTGCAGCGCCTTGACCATGTCGCGAAATTCATCGACGGGACCCAGTGGATCCTGCCGCGAGCTATAGGCCTGGTGGGGAGCGAAGAAGGAGACCGGTGCATAGCCCCAGTAATTCGTTTTCCCTGGCGGACAATCCTGGGGATCAAATTGGAAGACAGGCAATAGTTCAACGGCGGTGATCCCCAGTTCTTGGAGATAAGGGATTTTTTCGATGAGACCGGCATAGGTGCCGCGTTTTTTTTCAAGAACTCCCGAACTGGGATGGCGGGTAAAGCCGCGCACGTGCATCTCGTACACGATGGTCCGAGCGGAGGGCCGTTTCAGCGGCACATCGCCTTCCCAATCGTACTCAGATGAGTTCACCACGACGCTCTTCATCGCGGTCGCGGCATTGTCACCTTCCTCACTGGCGGCATCACGACTGTATCGTTTTGGCATCACAACGCCACGGCCATAGGGATCGAGCAGCACTTTGTTGTGATCGAAGCGCATGCCCTGCCCTGGATCGCAAAGCCCGCGAACACGATATCCATAGATCTGTCCAGTCTGAACACCAGGTACGAAGGCATGCCAATAATGGTAGGTGCGGTTGGATACGGGATCGAGGACGATCACACTCGCCGCCCTTGCGTCATTCGGCTGATCAAAGAACAGCAGCTCCACACCGGTGGCGTCACGCGAATACAGGCTGAAGTTGACGCCGCTGTGCATGACGGTCGCGCCGAGAGGAGAGCTATTGCCAGTCTCCTGTGTGCTCAACTCCATAGATGCTCGAGCTGGTAGGGCTCTCTGCTTTTTCAAAGCGCGTCCTCCTCTTGAGCTTTGTCACACTGG
The nucleotide sequence above comes from Nitrospiraceae bacterium. Encoded proteins:
- a CDS encoding transporter substrate-binding domain-containing protein, encoding MKSALLSIVCLSTTLSLSLAALAQDQPSPKKHDLKQAPVLKPWTGDLDGMVQRRVIRALVAPSRTSYWLIGIRQTGAEYELLKAFENEINQKYKTQGKHIRIHVVFVPTSRDELIPGLLEGRGDIAAGILTITPERLEQVDFGEPFFRGVKEIVVTGPASPELSSVDDLSGKEVFVRKSSSFWTHLERLNERFKDEHKQPVLLKVAPEDLQDDDLLEMVNAGLVGIVVVDRYQALLWAKVFKKLKAHEDVVVNEGGDIAWMIRKDSPKLKAEIAVFAKKYGQKSDFGKALVKKYAGSTKIVKPATSASEIKKFEATVQFFRKYGAKYDTDYLLMMAQGYQESLLDQNARSEVGAIGVMQLMPATGKEMNTGDITQVEPNIHAGVKYISLMRDEFFANEPMDARNKLLFSFAAYNAGPGRVQKLRKEAEKRGLNPHVWFNNVEIIAGERIGEETVTYVSNIYKYYVAYTLVEEQRAEKEKAKSELQQIVPKTP
- the ppk2 gene encoding polyphosphate kinase 2, producing MAHKDSGDADNGKKKLKRKEYEKELRRLQAELCHLQAWVKEKGLRIMVVFEGRDGAGKGGTIRAITERVSPRIFRLVALPAPSDREKTQMYIQRYMAHFPAAGEIIIWDRSWYNRLGVEHVMGFCTKEQYERSLELGPKFEGVIVENGIILIKYWLEVSHEEQKRRFQARVDDPLRQWKLSPMDLPSLEKWYEYSRARDRMLEATDSKHAPWYIVRSDDKKRARLNCITHLLSRIPYKKLPREKIKLPKRSKKYKYDDQTTLKRRNFIPEVY
- a CDS encoding DUF3313 domain-containing protein: MRRITYLVLLGVVLGVGGCASTQEAKSVEKSGFLGDYSMLKEGERSAFAQGAENTALWVYKNPNVDWRKYKKIWLEPVTIWMSQKDSQLKEVSVEDRQRLAALLWSKLDEQLRKDYEMTSQGGPGVLHAQVAITEAGESNAVLDTVTSVIPQTRMLSGMKSMATGVSAFTGSASVEMKATDGESGTLLVAAVDRRGGTKSLSGVTNSWNDVEEAYRYWAEKARYRLCQWRGGMNCVEPKA
- a CDS encoding DUF3313 domain-containing protein, which codes for MRVIVSLLAVSILGGVIGCAATQEAKSVEKSGFLGDYSLLKEGERSTISEGSGDTALLIYKNPAADWSKYKKVRLDPVTIWMSQKDSQLKDVSPEDRQRLTALLWSKLDEQLRKDYEMTGQAGPDVMQLQVAITEAGESWAVLDTITSIIPQTRLLTGAKGMATGVSGFTGSASVEGKIVDTETGTILFEAVDRRGGTKSLSGVTNSWNDVEEAYRFWAEKLRYRLCQWRGGTNCVEPKA
- the glgX gene encoding glycogen debranching protein GlgX encodes the protein MKKQRALPARASMELSTQETGNSSPLGATVMHSGVNFSLYSRDATGVELLFFDQPNDARAASVIVLDPVSNRTYHYWHAFVPGVQTGQIYGYRVRGLCDPGQGMRFDHNKVLLDPYGRGVVMPKRYSRDAASEEGDNAATAMKSVVVNSSEYDWEGDVPLKRPSARTIVYEMHVRGFTRHPSSGVLEKKRGTYAGLIEKIPYLQELGITAVELLPVFQFDPQDCPPGKTNYWGYAPVSFFAPHQAYSSRQDPLGPVDEFRDMVKALHRAGIEVILDVVFNHTAESDQRGPTLCFRGLDNNAYYILEEDRSRYANYTGTGNTLNANHPIVRRMIVDSLRYWVHEMHVDGFRFDLASILTRDASGCVMPSPPVLWDIESDPLLAGTKLIAEAWDAAGLYQVGSFIGDSWKEWNGRFRDDARSFFLSEEGSLARFADRMVGSPEIYGHEHREPEQSVNFVTCHDGFTLNDLVSYNQKHNEANGEDNRDGANDNRSWNCGVEGPTDDPAVEKLRNRQVKNFLTVTLLSIGMPMILMGDEVRRTQRGNNNAYCHDNEINWFDWTLVTKHADVLRFVTLLNERRILRDVEHERQHLSLTELIAQANKAWHGTKIGQPDWNPHSHSVAFSVEMKKEQHLIHVILNGYWEPLEFELPPVDNGSANPWRRWIDTALDSPTDIVSWKSAPMIPGYLYRAESRSVVVLFADLAPAPAPLPIGERKKERGGVKAKS